The sequence below is a genomic window from Arthrobacter sp. U41.
TTTGTCACTGGAACGAATACAGGACCGCTGGCCTTGCCGTCCGGGGAGAGCCTGCCTCCCACGGGCAAGAGCATCAGGGTGAGGAGTTGCGACATCGCGCACGTCGAGGACGGCCTGATTACACAGCACAAGTTCTACTTTGACCAGATGGAGTTCCTGGGACAGCTGGGCCTGCTCCCTGAATCCCTGTCCAAGCCAGGGGCCTGAAGGGGAGCCGGCGCCGACGAGGGAGGCAGAGCGCACTTGCTAGCGTGCGAGGGTCTTCAAGCGGCTCTTGCACCAATGCTCAACGGCGGGGACAAGGATGACCTGAATGGCGAGTGCGGCGCACTCCGCTGAGTCCGGATGTGAGGGCCGCGGAGAGCCCGGCATGGCCCGCCGGGTCGTGGCTGCCCGGCTAGTCGGGTCTTAAGGAATTCAGTTAGTATCCCGGATAAGTACAAGGCGGCGCTTTGCGGCCAGCTGGGCCGTCTCGTTGAAAAGGGCCAGCACCGGGACGCCCAGGGCCGCCGAGATTGACTCGACGTCATCCAGGGTGAGCGGGGCATCGTCGCGCAGCCGCTTCGCCATGTAGTTCTGGGAGACACCGGCCAT
It includes:
- a CDS encoding helix-turn-helix domain-containing protein, with the translated sequence MPSGSMECSGVMASSMSEAIRGHMGRQHLSGNRLAAMAGVSQNYMAKRLRDDAPLTLDDVESISAALGVPVLALFNETAQLAAKRRLVLIRDTN